Proteins encoded within one genomic window of Acidithiobacillus sp. AMEEHan:
- a CDS encoding chemotaxis protein CheA, whose translation MSMDPEILQDYLPEARELLEQAQNDALALESEPGNDALLASLFRAFHTLKGGAGFLEAQALVDWTHHLEDLLDKLRSHALPVTSPRIDAILRGMDVIDGMLQEMQQGMLPSPGPEDLGRLIQSLADSTAAEPETPAAPSPEASRTTPAAESSSPDPSATGRILLTQEANPAGEQKLFVEQVESPTPKAKPCASPTGGDADTITETEFEQYLDQLYAGKAPGYTEPTAPSSREEHDTRATSSSSSVPKPAETAQKIPNRQAPQPNSAQTTAGSGGTGAAESTLRVEAVRLDDVMNQVGELVLLRNRYAAAIAALGTDDENLTRIAREMDLTVNDLQTSVMRLRMQPCKRLFQQLPRVVRDASKNLAKSVRLELVGEDVEIDKTVVDALSGPMTHLVRNSLDHGIEPPEERQASGKAAEAVLRVAAIHLGDRVRIEVSDDGRGIDRQKIVQKAIEKGVITSSEAAHLSEQEALELIFRPGFSTKEVATELSGRGVGMDVVRETVRSLRGRLEIDTKVGQGTRIAMEFPLTLAVLPVLYVRLRRDTYAMPISAIENLLDVNPAKIHRLGSRVLYRVDAKTVVPLIDLGATLQDRALRIGTEPVEGVLTSRGLLLLSEVLGNEDSVVKPVDFLGDQHWYQGATISGQGKVVLILDPQSLIQDGLDRQLHGTEVA comes from the coding sequence ATGAGCATGGATCCCGAAATTCTCCAGGATTATCTCCCCGAAGCCCGGGAGTTACTGGAGCAGGCCCAGAATGACGCCCTCGCCTTGGAGAGCGAGCCGGGGAATGACGCCCTTCTGGCTTCCTTATTCCGCGCCTTTCATACCCTCAAAGGTGGAGCCGGTTTTCTCGAAGCGCAGGCCCTGGTGGACTGGACCCATCACCTCGAAGACCTTCTCGACAAACTGCGTTCCCATGCCTTGCCGGTCACGAGCCCGCGCATCGACGCCATTCTCCGGGGTATGGACGTGATCGACGGCATGCTGCAGGAAATGCAGCAAGGCATGCTGCCCTCTCCTGGTCCGGAAGACCTGGGCCGCCTGATTCAGTCCCTTGCCGATTCCACAGCAGCGGAGCCGGAAACGCCGGCCGCGCCCTCGCCAGAAGCTAGCAGAACAACGCCCGCGGCGGAGTCCTCCTCACCCGATCCGTCGGCAACGGGGCGGATCTTGTTGACCCAAGAAGCAAACCCTGCGGGAGAGCAGAAGCTCTTCGTCGAGCAGGTCGAGTCTCCTACCCCGAAAGCCAAGCCCTGCGCGTCACCGACAGGTGGCGATGCCGACACGATCACCGAGACAGAATTTGAGCAATATCTCGATCAGCTCTACGCCGGGAAAGCGCCAGGGTATACCGAGCCTACCGCGCCCAGCTCCCGCGAAGAACACGACACCAGAGCTACCAGCTCCTCTTCCTCCGTCCCGAAACCTGCTGAGACAGCACAGAAAATTCCCAACCGCCAAGCTCCACAACCGAACTCGGCGCAAACGACTGCTGGTAGCGGCGGCACTGGCGCTGCCGAAAGCACCCTGCGCGTCGAGGCAGTACGCCTGGATGATGTCATGAATCAAGTGGGTGAGCTGGTATTGCTGCGCAACCGCTATGCCGCAGCCATCGCCGCATTGGGTACCGATGATGAGAACCTCACCCGCATTGCCCGGGAAATGGACCTGACCGTAAATGATTTGCAGACTTCCGTCATGCGCCTACGGATGCAGCCCTGCAAGCGTCTCTTTCAGCAGTTGCCCCGCGTGGTGCGCGACGCCTCCAAAAACCTGGCCAAGTCCGTTCGTCTGGAGCTTGTTGGGGAAGACGTGGAGATCGACAAGACAGTGGTGGATGCTCTCTCCGGTCCCATGACGCATCTGGTGCGCAATAGCCTGGATCATGGCATCGAGCCGCCCGAGGAACGGCAGGCCAGCGGCAAAGCTGCAGAGGCGGTGTTGCGTGTCGCCGCCATTCATCTGGGAGACCGGGTACGCATCGAAGTCTCCGACGACGGCCGCGGCATCGATCGGCAAAAAATCGTGCAAAAGGCCATCGAGAAAGGCGTCATCACCAGTAGCGAAGCCGCGCATCTGTCGGAGCAGGAGGCGTTGGAACTGATCTTTCGCCCCGGGTTCTCCACCAAAGAGGTGGCTACTGAGCTCTCGGGGCGGGGCGTGGGCATGGACGTGGTCCGCGAAACCGTACGCAGTCTGCGCGGTCGCCTGGAGATCGATACCAAGGTGGGCCAGGGTACCCGTATTGCCATGGAGTTTCCCCTGACTTTGGCGGTGTTGCCGGTACTGTATGTCCGCCTGCGTCGTGACACCTATGCAATGCCCATTTCCGCCATCGAAAATCTTCTCGACGTGAACCCGGCAAAAATTCATCGCTTGGGAAGTCGCGTCCTGTATCGAGTGGATGCAAAAACGGTGGTTCCCCTCATCGACCTGGGCGCGACCCTGCAAGATCGAGCTCTGCGGATCGGCACCGAACCCGTTGAGGGCGTGCTTACGTCCCGCGGCCTGCTGTTGCTCTCCGAGGTCTTGGGCAACGAAGACTCCGTAGTCAAGCCCGTCGATTTCCTGGGGGATCAGCATTGGTACCAGGGAGCAACGATCTCTGGGCAGGGAAAGGTCGTCCTCATTCTGGATCCGCAAAGCCTGATTCAGGATGGTCTGGATCGGCAGCTCCACGGAACGGAGGTGGCGTGA
- a CDS encoding protein phosphatase CheZ yields the protein MHNVSPETLRQLNEADLLLREGLRRIAAVQSDLPDAQNPIEEALRLSEEQTMATLAAVERGQIAVSEILGAHRQYIDQPLAVIQEAFAEILASQQAQDLAGQRLKKALNLIQAVESRISAVLAEVGVPEAEAGHPDDPSVAEAGQTFQQADVDALLAELGL from the coding sequence ATGCACAACGTATCGCCAGAAACCTTACGTCAGTTGAACGAAGCCGATCTCCTCCTGCGTGAAGGGCTACGACGAATTGCTGCCGTGCAATCCGATCTTCCTGACGCGCAAAACCCCATCGAAGAGGCACTGCGTCTTTCGGAAGAGCAGACGATGGCCACGCTGGCTGCCGTCGAGCGGGGCCAAATTGCTGTTTCAGAAATCCTCGGCGCGCATCGGCAGTACATCGATCAGCCGCTGGCAGTGATTCAGGAGGCCTTTGCCGAAATCCTCGCCAGCCAGCAGGCGCAGGACCTGGCAGGCCAGCGGCTCAAAAAGGCCTTGAACCTGATTCAAGCAGTGGAATCGCGCATTTCTGCAGTACTGGCGGAAGTCGGCGTTCCGGAAGCAGAGGCAGGCCACCCGGACGACCCCAGCGTGGCCGAAGCTGGGCAGACCTTCCAGCAAGCAGATGTAGATGCTTTACTCGCGGAGCTTGGCCTATGA
- a CDS encoding methyl-accepting chemotaxis protein — protein MTEKIVSLPAGVLPPENLDQDVENSMTSQPPDTVSAEPAARAPTPDPAPSPVPDPPAENPSGGNLSKFLDACLNGDAQAWKPLLEDEEFSSLLPIVEADRERLESFCAVLDQQIHALEEANAGHLESIRFAQNVQQAQQGAQSVQERLQRITEAAQGGNAVIAEGLRQAQETTREIGLGNERLSELIGEIDCTEQSINAAGSVVGDFLRQTQAINALALKVEEIAKQTNLLALNAAIEAARAGEHGRGFAVVADEVKKLAQNSAKAAAEIRSTSSQIHAGAQNVHDRVQESKEHLARGAESLETVATVLGEANHSANKNQQELSGIAHTIDAQTQAVAEAMAEQEQVQAVIFGSVKSFDGIGKHLDAVRSQLANAAEAAFGGGSPTTPPPLAAVQITIAKSDHVQWVGKVLEAATLGDTRLGADELKDETQCRLGKWMALLPEPSLLQSEAFLALQKIHPQVHQTGLRMVQAIRERNLDSIAQDAEHLQQLSHAVQEQLDILRKQIVAR, from the coding sequence ATGACCGAAAAGATCGTATCTCTGCCAGCAGGGGTTCTTCCTCCGGAGAACCTGGACCAGGATGTCGAAAACTCGATGACCTCACAGCCGCCGGATACCGTGTCGGCAGAGCCGGCGGCAAGGGCCCCGACGCCTGATCCAGCGCCTTCGCCCGTGCCCGATCCTCCCGCAGAGAATCCTTCGGGCGGCAATCTCTCGAAGTTTCTGGACGCATGCCTGAATGGAGATGCACAGGCGTGGAAACCCCTCCTGGAAGATGAGGAGTTCAGCAGTCTGTTGCCGATAGTGGAGGCCGACAGGGAACGTCTGGAGAGCTTCTGTGCGGTGCTCGATCAACAGATTCACGCCCTCGAAGAAGCCAACGCAGGGCACCTGGAATCCATCCGCTTTGCCCAGAACGTGCAACAGGCGCAGCAGGGTGCACAGTCGGTGCAGGAACGCCTCCAGCGAATCACCGAGGCCGCACAGGGTGGAAATGCGGTCATCGCGGAAGGATTGCGGCAAGCACAGGAAACCACACGAGAGATCGGCCTCGGCAACGAGCGGCTCTCGGAATTGATTGGCGAGATCGATTGCACCGAACAATCCATCAATGCAGCCGGATCGGTGGTGGGGGATTTTTTACGTCAGACGCAGGCGATCAACGCGTTGGCCTTGAAGGTCGAAGAAATCGCCAAGCAGACGAATCTCCTCGCCCTCAATGCCGCCATTGAGGCGGCACGCGCAGGGGAGCACGGACGCGGCTTTGCCGTGGTGGCAGACGAGGTCAAGAAGCTGGCACAGAACTCCGCCAAAGCGGCGGCGGAGATTCGTTCGACCTCCTCGCAAATCCATGCCGGTGCCCAGAACGTCCACGATCGGGTACAAGAGAGTAAAGAGCATCTGGCGCGCGGTGCAGAATCGCTGGAGACCGTGGCCACGGTCTTGGGCGAAGCCAATCATTCTGCCAACAAGAATCAGCAGGAGCTTTCGGGAATCGCCCATACCATCGACGCGCAGACGCAGGCTGTGGCAGAAGCCATGGCCGAGCAAGAGCAGGTGCAAGCTGTCATATTCGGATCTGTGAAGAGTTTTGACGGGATCGGAAAACACCTCGATGCCGTGCGCTCGCAACTCGCCAACGCAGCAGAAGCCGCTTTTGGCGGCGGCAGCCCAACCACCCCACCACCGTTGGCGGCTGTGCAGATCACCATTGCCAAGAGCGATCATGTGCAATGGGTAGGAAAGGTTCTGGAGGCGGCGACGCTCGGGGATACCAGGCTGGGCGCGGACGAGCTCAAGGACGAGACCCAATGCCGGCTCGGGAAATGGATGGCATTGCTTCCCGAGCCGAGTTTGCTACAGAGCGAGGCGTTTTTGGCTTTACAGAAGATCCACCCGCAAGTACACCAGACGGGATTGCGGATGGTGCAGGCCATCCGCGAGAGAAACCTGGATTCCATCGCGCAGGATGCGGAACACCTGCAGCAATTGAGTCATGCTGTACAGGAGCAGCTGGACATCTTACGCAAGCAGATAGTTGCGCGTTGA
- a CDS encoding MBL fold metallo-hydrolase — MKVAPVFEASDHRWWIVYDQDEQRVIDSNVYVIESRGEAMLLDPGGFEIFPQVFAALSEIVAPSKIKAAFVSHQDPDIASSLPLWNACNPKIQWYVPKLWEGFIRHYGALDATLTDIPDEGMDIVLGGRRLDFVPAHYLHSSANFHVYDPEAKVYFSGDVGAALLPPGHGAWVERREDATAAGDKAFAEHIEHGAKYFHQRWMPSERAKKNWIGRVRKLSIDYLCPQHGAIYSQEHVQRFLDWFDALPVGSAAE; from the coding sequence ATGAAAGTGGCACCGGTTTTTGAGGCCAGCGATCACCGCTGGTGGATTGTCTATGACCAAGACGAGCAGCGGGTCATCGATTCGAACGTCTATGTTATCGAATCGCGCGGCGAGGCCATGCTCCTCGACCCGGGCGGTTTCGAGATCTTCCCGCAGGTCTTTGCGGCGCTTTCGGAAATCGTTGCCCCCTCCAAGATCAAAGCGGCCTTCGTGTCGCACCAGGACCCGGACATTGCCTCGAGCCTACCCTTGTGGAATGCCTGTAATCCCAAAATTCAATGGTATGTACCCAAGCTCTGGGAGGGATTCATTCGCCACTATGGGGCCCTGGATGCGACCCTCACCGATATTCCTGATGAAGGCATGGACATCGTCCTCGGCGGTCGCCGGCTGGACTTTGTGCCCGCCCACTACCTGCATTCCTCGGCCAATTTTCATGTCTACGATCCCGAAGCCAAGGTGTATTTTTCGGGGGACGTAGGGGCAGCCCTTTTGCCCCCCGGACATGGCGCCTGGGTAGAGCGGCGAGAAGACGCAACAGCCGCCGGAGACAAAGCCTTTGCGGAGCATATCGAGCACGGTGCGAAGTATTTCCATCAGCGTTGGATGCCGTCGGAGCGCGCCAAAAAGAACTGGATCGGGCGGGTGCGCAAGCTTTCCATCGACTATCTCTGCCCCCAGCACGGGGCCATCTACAGCCAGGAGCACGTCCAGCGCTTCCTGGACTGGTTCGATGCCCTGCCCGTAGGCAGTGCTGCCGAGTGA
- a CDS encoding methyl-accepting chemotaxis protein, with protein MDADTLHILQQALDPLDSMEMLAEADAAYENKIFYMNPKALKVMDHYHSALGEQLRGTDVRTALNHSIHQFHKDPERIRAILRDIAATPGKEHVTKLSLGCITFQLSFSAIRDSKDELLAFHASWRDCTAVKQTEEILSQMIATNTATTENMTAVEAAVRSGVQQASQAMQALVGQIQSNRAGVEDLQGKVISIGRIAQSIREIAYQTNLLALNAAIEAARAGEHGRGFAVVADEVRNLSKRVQEATEEVQGNIQSIDVATQKIDATSREGISGAEKARSALGLSEQAIHQLESLSVIMSVRSAISAHEVFVNDIEREITASTRTRHASDLRDQHHCAFGQWYDGVGQQLVGTLREFQEIAAPHAAVHEAAKAVLNALDRGDQLELERQLALLYQNRDAVIRALQSLESVAQKMLGGSQ; from the coding sequence GTGGATGCAGACACTCTCCATATTCTGCAACAAGCGTTAGACCCTTTGGATAGCATGGAAATGCTCGCCGAGGCAGATGCCGCCTACGAGAACAAGATCTTTTACATGAACCCCAAGGCCCTCAAGGTAATGGATCATTACCACAGTGCGCTTGGGGAACAGTTACGCGGCACCGATGTGCGCACAGCGCTGAACCATTCGATTCACCAATTCCACAAGGACCCCGAACGCATTCGGGCCATCTTGCGGGACATTGCTGCCACGCCCGGCAAGGAGCACGTGACCAAGCTGAGCCTTGGGTGTATAACTTTTCAATTGTCGTTCTCGGCAATACGAGACAGTAAAGATGAGCTGTTGGCCTTTCATGCCTCGTGGAGAGATTGCACTGCGGTAAAACAAACGGAAGAAATTCTCTCGCAGATGATCGCGACGAATACGGCGACGACGGAGAACATGACTGCCGTGGAAGCCGCGGTGCGCTCCGGGGTACAACAGGCCAGTCAAGCCATGCAAGCCCTCGTCGGGCAGATCCAGTCCAACCGGGCGGGGGTAGAGGATCTCCAGGGCAAGGTGATTTCCATTGGGCGGATTGCCCAGAGCATTCGGGAAATTGCCTACCAGACGAATTTGCTCGCCCTCAATGCCGCCATCGAGGCGGCACGCGCAGGAGAACATGGGCGGGGCTTTGCGGTGGTGGCGGATGAGGTGCGGAATCTCTCCAAACGGGTGCAGGAAGCGACCGAAGAGGTACAGGGCAATATCCAGAGCATCGACGTGGCAACCCAGAAGATCGATGCCACCAGTCGCGAGGGTATTTCCGGAGCAGAAAAGGCCAGATCAGCCCTGGGGCTTTCCGAGCAAGCGATACACCAGTTGGAGAGTCTGTCAGTCATCATGAGTGTACGATCCGCCATCAGTGCCCATGAAGTCTTCGTCAACGACATTGAGCGGGAGATCACGGCTAGCACCCGCACACGACATGCCTCGGATCTCCGGGATCAGCACCACTGTGCTTTTGGCCAGTGGTATGACGGTGTTGGTCAACAACTGGTGGGTACACTGCGCGAGTTCCAGGAGATCGCGGCTCCCCACGCCGCCGTCCATGAGGCAGCAAAAGCCGTCCTGAACGCCCTCGATCGCGGGGACCAGCTGGAGCTGGAACGGCAACTCGCATTGCTGTACCAGAACCGTGATGCGGTGATCCGCGCACTGCAGTCCCTGGAATCTGTTGCCCAGAAAATGTTAGGGGGGAGCCAATGA
- a CDS encoding chemotaxis protein has product MSTSLQDVDERTQLAGTNRFELLVFRLGKTQGSDTPEYFGINVFKVREALVMPTITPMPGAPQNVMGVANIRGQIVPVIDLPAVVGCQPEKRNILLVTEYERSIQGFAVEDVEEIVRLDWNRVLSAEGSAVGSLVTSLARLDEDPENSRLALVLDVEAILRQTLPSRFKAGDEMREAHRVEIPAGSVVLYADDSAVARAQIEKALRAIGVPFVGTKTGKEAWERLQEFAKEAKAAGIPLNQKVALVLTDLEMPEMDGFTLARKIKETESTQAVPVVIHSSLSGSANEEHAKNVGADGYVAKFVPDELARAVSRVLHA; this is encoded by the coding sequence ATGAGTACCTCGCTGCAAGATGTCGACGAGCGGACCCAGCTTGCGGGGACCAACCGCTTCGAGTTGCTGGTCTTCCGCCTGGGGAAAACCCAGGGGAGCGACACCCCGGAGTATTTTGGGATCAACGTATTCAAGGTCCGCGAGGCGCTGGTCATGCCGACCATCACGCCCATGCCAGGTGCACCACAAAACGTCATGGGGGTAGCCAATATCCGTGGGCAGATCGTCCCCGTCATCGATCTCCCTGCGGTGGTGGGCTGCCAACCGGAAAAGCGGAACATTCTTCTGGTGACCGAATACGAGCGCTCCATCCAGGGCTTTGCAGTGGAGGATGTCGAGGAAATCGTCCGTCTCGACTGGAACCGCGTGCTCTCGGCGGAAGGCTCCGCTGTCGGCAGTTTGGTCACGAGCCTCGCACGCCTCGATGAAGATCCAGAGAATTCCCGCCTCGCCCTGGTGCTGGATGTCGAGGCCATTCTCCGGCAGACCCTGCCTTCGCGCTTCAAGGCGGGTGATGAGATGCGCGAGGCCCATCGGGTAGAGATCCCCGCGGGTTCCGTGGTGCTCTACGCTGATGACTCGGCAGTCGCGCGTGCACAAATCGAGAAGGCGCTGCGTGCCATCGGGGTGCCCTTTGTCGGTACCAAGACGGGTAAGGAAGCCTGGGAACGCTTGCAGGAGTTCGCGAAAGAGGCCAAGGCGGCGGGCATCCCGCTGAACCAGAAGGTGGCCCTCGTCCTGACCGATCTGGAAATGCCGGAAATGGATGGCTTTACCCTGGCCCGAAAGATCAAGGAGACGGAATCCACCCAGGCTGTCCCAGTGGTGATCCACTCATCGCTCTCCGGCAGCGCCAATGAGGAGCATGCGAAAAACGTGGGGGCCGATGGCTACGTGGCCAAATTTGTTCCAGATGAGTTAGCGCGCGCCGTGAGCCGGGTGCTGCATGCTTGA
- a CDS encoding EAL domain-containing protein codes for MKTTSTLPNFLGLRNLDFQIIDRYRGILEAEALALAQSFYDYLLSHPVTAAVFRDFSQARLNALIQKQVEHVRALLASHLEKSWRESIRTLGALHHHFGIEPSWIAGGYVLYWRHWQKALQEQVPAGDRSLLRDALFRLLVGDLMIQLEGYAQASRETDAERLALFNVLLEVLAVPSTNEAPRMDGLLQQICEALPRKSANVRLAGYVVTSAMEETLTLECMAGLPFPTVQIPKSAGDPCWRALESGHVVIQPVEDPQAPEWIHSLRRSVEEIGFFPFGAEDLRGVGVIGVREKGYFRRVGSIYFDAFTHLGTLVLLLRNQALRDQLTALPNRALFLDRLEIARAQSLRNERLLGVALLDLDGFKQVNDRLGHAAGDQLLQAVVQRLQAQLRAGDTLARMGGDEFGLLLPGLERLDDLHALCERLLSTIRESVDIQGEAVSVSGSLGVTLYPLDDNDSATLIRHADMALYAAKDAGRDQFHLHTLALDDAVLEEAEMRVLLEQALQEGYLVLHYQPIVSRAGAVLGVEALLRLQHPEKGLLSPAAFFPVLDHPHLARPIGRFALDTALRQGEIWQREGLSLRISVNISARHLLDTRFLKDLQEALARHPSLPPEQFEIEITESAPLADLAEAQSLLAACHRLGVRIALDDFGTGNASLSYLQKLPIHTIKIDQGFVRDMIQDPKDLAIVAGVITTARMLGLEVIAEGVETLEYAALLTKMGSVRLQGYLFSKPIPAERIPGWIKQFRLAISPMENALTPMNVLPPVLDAQLLRVQEFLRALRGEISFPAQVLEDNAEEYCHLGRWLRGEGALLFGQAPEFADLLDRHERLHQIARRAKAFLDAGDTDAALQQGHLLEQENRILLEKMQAISSQHGDSIGLK; via the coding sequence ATGAAAACCACCAGCACCCTCCCCAACTTCCTCGGTTTGCGAAATCTGGATTTCCAGATCATCGATCGCTACCGGGGTATTCTAGAGGCAGAAGCCCTTGCTCTTGCCCAGAGCTTTTACGACTATCTACTCTCTCACCCTGTTACCGCTGCCGTCTTCCGGGATTTCTCTCAAGCCCGTTTGAATGCCCTGATCCAGAAACAGGTAGAGCATGTCAGAGCACTTCTGGCCAGCCACCTGGAGAAATCCTGGCGGGAGTCCATACGCACACTCGGGGCGCTGCACCACCATTTCGGCATCGAGCCCTCCTGGATCGCCGGCGGTTATGTCCTCTACTGGCGCCATTGGCAAAAGGCGCTCCAGGAGCAGGTCCCTGCGGGCGACCGCAGTTTGCTACGCGACGCGCTGTTTCGCCTGTTGGTCGGCGATCTCATGATTCAACTCGAAGGTTACGCTCAGGCCTCCCGCGAGACCGATGCCGAAAGACTGGCCTTGTTTAACGTCCTACTGGAAGTGCTTGCCGTCCCCAGCACCAACGAGGCTCCGCGTATGGACGGGTTACTGCAGCAGATCTGTGAGGCCTTACCTCGCAAAAGCGCCAACGTACGCTTGGCTGGTTATGTGGTAACCAGCGCCATGGAGGAGACGCTGACCCTGGAATGCATGGCTGGGCTCCCGTTTCCGACCGTACAGATCCCAAAAAGTGCCGGGGATCCCTGCTGGAGGGCATTGGAAAGCGGTCACGTGGTCATTCAGCCCGTAGAGGATCCACAGGCACCGGAGTGGATCCACTCCTTGCGCCGCAGCGTCGAGGAAATTGGCTTCTTTCCTTTCGGGGCGGAAGATCTGCGCGGCGTGGGCGTGATCGGCGTGCGCGAAAAGGGATACTTCCGCCGGGTAGGATCGATTTACTTCGACGCTTTTACACACTTGGGCACGTTGGTGCTCCTGCTACGCAATCAGGCGTTGCGCGACCAACTCACTGCTTTGCCCAACCGCGCCCTCTTCCTGGACCGCCTGGAGATCGCCCGGGCGCAGTCGTTGCGAAACGAGCGACTGCTGGGGGTAGCGCTCCTCGATCTGGATGGGTTCAAGCAGGTCAATGACCGCCTGGGACATGCGGCTGGGGACCAGCTGCTGCAAGCCGTGGTGCAACGACTGCAGGCGCAGTTGCGAGCAGGAGATACCCTTGCGCGCATGGGAGGGGATGAGTTCGGCCTATTGCTGCCCGGCCTGGAGCGCTTGGACGATCTCCATGCCCTGTGCGAGCGATTGCTTTCCACCATTCGCGAATCAGTAGACATCCAAGGAGAAGCAGTAAGCGTTTCGGGCAGCCTCGGCGTCACCCTCTATCCCCTGGACGACAACGATTCTGCCACCTTGATACGCCACGCAGATATGGCGCTCTATGCGGCCAAGGACGCCGGTCGGGACCAATTTCATCTGCATACCCTGGCTCTCGATGACGCCGTGCTGGAAGAAGCGGAGATGCGCGTGCTGCTGGAGCAGGCGTTGCAGGAAGGCTATCTGGTTCTGCACTACCAACCGATCGTATCCCGTGCCGGCGCGGTTCTGGGTGTGGAAGCCCTCCTCCGGCTGCAACACCCGGAGAAAGGCCTGCTTTCCCCTGCAGCCTTTTTCCCCGTCCTGGATCACCCCCACCTGGCGCGCCCCATTGGTCGCTTTGCCTTGGATACAGCCTTGCGGCAAGGAGAAATCTGGCAGCGAGAGGGCTTGTCATTGCGGATCTCCGTGAACATCAGCGCCCGACACCTGCTCGATACCCGCTTCTTGAAGGATCTGCAAGAAGCGCTCGCCAGGCACCCCAGTCTGCCGCCGGAACAGTTCGAGATCGAAATCACCGAATCGGCACCATTGGCCGATCTAGCGGAAGCGCAAAGCCTCCTGGCCGCTTGTCATCGCCTGGGGGTGCGCATCGCTCTCGATGATTTCGGAACCGGTAACGCTTCCCTGAGCTATTTACAGAAATTGCCTATCCACACGATCAAAATCGATCAGGGTTTCGTGCGCGACATGATCCAGGATCCCAAGGACCTTGCCATTGTCGCGGGAGTGATTACTACTGCGCGCATGCTAGGTCTGGAAGTCATTGCAGAGGGCGTGGAAACGCTAGAGTACGCCGCATTGCTGACGAAGATGGGCAGTGTCCGGCTACAGGGCTATCTCTTCTCCAAGCCGATCCCAGCCGAGAGAATTCCAGGCTGGATCAAGCAGTTTCGCCTCGCCATCTCCCCAATGGAGAACGCCTTAACCCCCATGAATGTCCTGCCGCCGGTTTTGGATGCACAACTCCTGCGCGTTCAGGAGTTCCTCCGCGCCCTGCGTGGGGAAATTTCGTTCCCCGCCCAGGTTCTGGAAGACAATGCGGAGGAGTATTGCCATCTGGGACGTTGGCTGCGGGGAGAGGGCGCGCTCCTCTTTGGGCAGGCGCCGGAGTTCGCGGATCTTCTCGACCGTCACGAACGACTGCACCAGATCGCTCGCAGGGCCAAGGCGTTCCTGGATGCAGGGGACACGGATGCTGCCTTGCAGCAGGGGCATCTGCTGGAACAAGAAAACCGAATATTATTGGAGAAAATGCAAGCTATATCGAGTCAACATGGTGATTCAATCGGATTAAAATAA